The Camelina sativa cultivar DH55 chromosome 14, Cs, whole genome shotgun sequence genome includes a window with the following:
- the LOC104739050 gene encoding probable beta-1,3-galactosyltransferase 2 isoform X4: protein MSTKMKGEYSSSRSFASRRYTILLCLGSFCLGLFFTDRMWSIQESKGMSRPSVTEAERLKLISEGCNPKPKEVKRDPQALLGQVANTHIALQTLDKTISSLEMELAAARSVQESLQNGAPVSDDMGKKQPQVKRRYLMVVGINTAFSSRKRRDSIRATWMPQGEKRKRLEEEKGIIIRFVIGHSATAGGILDRAIEAEDRKHGDFLRLDHVEGYLELSGKTKTYFSTAFSMWDADFYVKVDDDVHVNIATLGETLVRHRKKPRVYIGCMKSGPVLSHKGVRYHEPEYWKFGENGNKYFRHATGQLYAISRDLASYISINQHVLHKYANEDVSLGAWFIGIDVKHIDDRRLCCGTPPDCEWKAQAGNICVASFDWSCSGICRSADRIKEVHRRCGEGEKALWSATF, encoded by the exons ATGTCGACGAAGATGAAAGGAGAGTATTCTTCTTCTAGAAGCTTCGCTTCAAGGAGATATACTATATTACTCTGCTTAGGAAGCTTCTGCCTCGGTTTGTTCTTCACCGATCG GATGTGGAGTATTCAGGAATCTAAAGGCATGTCTCGTCCATCTGTAACCGAAGCTGAAAGATTGAAACTCATCTCTGAAGGCTGCAATCCAAAACCT AAAGAAGTCAAAAGAGATCCTCAGGCTTTGCTTGGACAAGTAGCCAATACACATATTGCATTaca GACATTGGATAAGACTATTTCTAGCTTAGAGATGGAGTTAGCTGCAGCAAGGTCTGTGCAGGAATCTTTACAAAACGGTGCTCCTGTGTCAGATGATATGGGGAAGAAGCAACCGCAGGTGAAGAGACGGTATTTGATGGTTGTAGGGATTAATACAGCTTTTAGTAGCAGAAAGAGAAGGGATTCTATTCGAGCAACCTGGATGCCTCAAG gtgaaaaaagaaagagacttgaagaagagaaggggaTTATTATCCGGTTTGTCATTGGTCACAG TGCCACAGCCGGGGGGATTTTAGATCGAGCTATAGAAGCTGAGGACAGGAAGCATGGAGATTTCTTGAGACTG GACCATGTTGAAGGGTACCTAGAGTTGTCAGGCAAGACGAAAACTTACTTTTCTACAGCTTTTTCAATGTGGGATGCAGATTTCTATGTCAAAGTAGATGATGATGTTCATGTAAATATAG CAACTCTTGGGGAAACTCTTGTTAGACACCGGAAAAAACCGCGGGTCTATATTGGTTGCATGAAATCTGGTCCTGTCCTTTCTCACAA AGGTGTGAGATACCATGAGCCAGAGTACTGGAAATTTGGTGAGAATGGGAACAAATACTTCCGTCATGCTACTGGACAGTTATACGCTATTTCAAGAGACTTGGCTTCTTATATATCAATCAATCA GCATGTTCTTCACAAGTATGCGAACGAAGATGTTTCATTAGGAGCTTGGTTTATCGGAATTGATGTGAAACACATTGACGATAGAAGATTATGCTGTGGCACTCCTCCTG ATTGTGAATGGAAAGCGCAGGCTGGAAACATCTGTGTAGCATCATTCGACTGGAGTTGCAGCGGAATCTGCAGATCAGCAGATCGCATCAAAGAGGTTCATCGACGCTGCGGTGAAGGCGAGAAGGCTCTTTGGAGTGCCACATTTTGA
- the LOC104739050 gene encoding probable beta-1,3-galactosyltransferase 2 isoform X2 gives MSTKMKGEYSSSRSFASRRYTILLCLGSFCLGLFFTDRMWSIQESKGMSRPSVTEAERLKLISEGCNPKPKEVKRDPQALLGQVANTHIALQTLDKTISSLEMELAAARSVQESLQNGAPVSDDMGKKQPQVKRRYLMVVGINTAFSSRKRRDSIRATWMPQGEKRKRLEEEKGIIIRFVIGHSATAGGILDRAIEAEDRKHGDFLRLDHVEGYLELSGKTKTYFSTAFSMWDADFYVKVDDDVHVNIGKFSKRVELVLCDVAYVMLVNTNGFNVSLKMSAATLGETLVRHRKKPRVYIGCMKSGPVLSHKGVRYHEPEYWKFGENGNKYFRHATGQLYAISRDLASYISINQHVLHKYANEDVSLGAWFIGIDVKHIDDRRLCCGTPPDCEWKAQAGNICVASFDWSCSGICRSADRIKEVHRRCGEGEKALWSATF, from the exons ATGTCGACGAAGATGAAAGGAGAGTATTCTTCTTCTAGAAGCTTCGCTTCAAGGAGATATACTATATTACTCTGCTTAGGAAGCTTCTGCCTCGGTTTGTTCTTCACCGATCG GATGTGGAGTATTCAGGAATCTAAAGGCATGTCTCGTCCATCTGTAACCGAAGCTGAAAGATTGAAACTCATCTCTGAAGGCTGCAATCCAAAACCT AAAGAAGTCAAAAGAGATCCTCAGGCTTTGCTTGGACAAGTAGCCAATACACATATTGCATTaca GACATTGGATAAGACTATTTCTAGCTTAGAGATGGAGTTAGCTGCAGCAAGGTCTGTGCAGGAATCTTTACAAAACGGTGCTCCTGTGTCAGATGATATGGGGAAGAAGCAACCGCAGGTGAAGAGACGGTATTTGATGGTTGTAGGGATTAATACAGCTTTTAGTAGCAGAAAGAGAAGGGATTCTATTCGAGCAACCTGGATGCCTCAAG gtgaaaaaagaaagagacttgaagaagagaaggggaTTATTATCCGGTTTGTCATTGGTCACAG TGCCACAGCCGGGGGGATTTTAGATCGAGCTATAGAAGCTGAGGACAGGAAGCATGGAGATTTCTTGAGACTG GACCATGTTGAAGGGTACCTAGAGTTGTCAGGCAAGACGAAAACTTACTTTTCTACAGCTTTTTCAATGTGGGATGCAGATTTCTATGTCAAAGTAGATGATGATGTTCATGTAAATATAGGTAAGTTCTCCAAACGAGTTGAATTGGTTTTATGTGATGTTGCATATGTCATGCTGGTAAATACTAATGGATTCAATGTTTCACTGAAAATGTCTGCAGCAACTCTTGGGGAAACTCTTGTTAGACACCGGAAAAAACCGCGGGTCTATATTGGTTGCATGAAATCTGGTCCTGTCCTTTCTCACAA AGGTGTGAGATACCATGAGCCAGAGTACTGGAAATTTGGTGAGAATGGGAACAAATACTTCCGTCATGCTACTGGACAGTTATACGCTATTTCAAGAGACTTGGCTTCTTATATATCAATCAATCA GCATGTTCTTCACAAGTATGCGAACGAAGATGTTTCATTAGGAGCTTGGTTTATCGGAATTGATGTGAAACACATTGACGATAGAAGATTATGCTGTGGCACTCCTCCTG ATTGTGAATGGAAAGCGCAGGCTGGAAACATCTGTGTAGCATCATTCGACTGGAGTTGCAGCGGAATCTGCAGATCAGCAGATCGCATCAAAGAGGTTCATCGACGCTGCGGTGAAGGCGAGAAGGCTCTTTGGAGTGCCACATTTTGA
- the LOC104739050 gene encoding probable beta-1,3-galactosyltransferase 2 isoform X3: MSTKMKGEYSSSRSFASRRYTILLCLGSFCLGLFFTDRMWSIQESKGMSRPSVTEAERLKLISEGCNPKPLYQKEVKRDPQALLGQVANTHIALQTLDKTISSLEMELAAARSVQESLQNGAPVSDDMGKKQPQVKRRYLMVVGINTAFSSRKRRDSIRATWMPQGEKRKRLEEEKGIIIRFVIGHSATAGGILDRAIEAEDRKHGDFLRLDHVEGYLELSGKTKTYFSTAFSMWDADFYVKVDDDVHVNIATLGETLVRHRKKPRVYIGCMKSGPVLSHKGVRYHEPEYWKFGENGNKYFRHATGQLYAISRDLASYISINQHVLHKYANEDVSLGAWFIGIDVKHIDDRRLCCGTPPDCEWKAQAGNICVASFDWSCSGICRSADRIKEVHRRCGEGEKALWSATF, encoded by the exons ATGTCGACGAAGATGAAAGGAGAGTATTCTTCTTCTAGAAGCTTCGCTTCAAGGAGATATACTATATTACTCTGCTTAGGAAGCTTCTGCCTCGGTTTGTTCTTCACCGATCG GATGTGGAGTATTCAGGAATCTAAAGGCATGTCTCGTCCATCTGTAACCGAAGCTGAAAGATTGAAACTCATCTCTGAAGGCTGCAATCCAAAACCT CTTTATCAGAAAGAAGTCAAAAGAGATCCTCAGGCTTTGCTTGGACAAGTAGCCAATACACATATTGCATTaca GACATTGGATAAGACTATTTCTAGCTTAGAGATGGAGTTAGCTGCAGCAAGGTCTGTGCAGGAATCTTTACAAAACGGTGCTCCTGTGTCAGATGATATGGGGAAGAAGCAACCGCAGGTGAAGAGACGGTATTTGATGGTTGTAGGGATTAATACAGCTTTTAGTAGCAGAAAGAGAAGGGATTCTATTCGAGCAACCTGGATGCCTCAAG gtgaaaaaagaaagagacttgaagaagagaaggggaTTATTATCCGGTTTGTCATTGGTCACAG TGCCACAGCCGGGGGGATTTTAGATCGAGCTATAGAAGCTGAGGACAGGAAGCATGGAGATTTCTTGAGACTG GACCATGTTGAAGGGTACCTAGAGTTGTCAGGCAAGACGAAAACTTACTTTTCTACAGCTTTTTCAATGTGGGATGCAGATTTCTATGTCAAAGTAGATGATGATGTTCATGTAAATATAG CAACTCTTGGGGAAACTCTTGTTAGACACCGGAAAAAACCGCGGGTCTATATTGGTTGCATGAAATCTGGTCCTGTCCTTTCTCACAA AGGTGTGAGATACCATGAGCCAGAGTACTGGAAATTTGGTGAGAATGGGAACAAATACTTCCGTCATGCTACTGGACAGTTATACGCTATTTCAAGAGACTTGGCTTCTTATATATCAATCAATCA GCATGTTCTTCACAAGTATGCGAACGAAGATGTTTCATTAGGAGCTTGGTTTATCGGAATTGATGTGAAACACATTGACGATAGAAGATTATGCTGTGGCACTCCTCCTG ATTGTGAATGGAAAGCGCAGGCTGGAAACATCTGTGTAGCATCATTCGACTGGAGTTGCAGCGGAATCTGCAGATCAGCAGATCGCATCAAAGAGGTTCATCGACGCTGCGGTGAAGGCGAGAAGGCTCTTTGGAGTGCCACATTTTGA
- the LOC104739050 gene encoding probable beta-1,3-galactosyltransferase 2 isoform X1 has product MSTKMKGEYSSSRSFASRRYTILLCLGSFCLGLFFTDRMWSIQESKGMSRPSVTEAERLKLISEGCNPKPLYQKEVKRDPQALLGQVANTHIALQTLDKTISSLEMELAAARSVQESLQNGAPVSDDMGKKQPQVKRRYLMVVGINTAFSSRKRRDSIRATWMPQGEKRKRLEEEKGIIIRFVIGHSATAGGILDRAIEAEDRKHGDFLRLDHVEGYLELSGKTKTYFSTAFSMWDADFYVKVDDDVHVNIGKFSKRVELVLCDVAYVMLVNTNGFNVSLKMSAATLGETLVRHRKKPRVYIGCMKSGPVLSHKGVRYHEPEYWKFGENGNKYFRHATGQLYAISRDLASYISINQHVLHKYANEDVSLGAWFIGIDVKHIDDRRLCCGTPPDCEWKAQAGNICVASFDWSCSGICRSADRIKEVHRRCGEGEKALWSATF; this is encoded by the exons ATGTCGACGAAGATGAAAGGAGAGTATTCTTCTTCTAGAAGCTTCGCTTCAAGGAGATATACTATATTACTCTGCTTAGGAAGCTTCTGCCTCGGTTTGTTCTTCACCGATCG GATGTGGAGTATTCAGGAATCTAAAGGCATGTCTCGTCCATCTGTAACCGAAGCTGAAAGATTGAAACTCATCTCTGAAGGCTGCAATCCAAAACCT CTTTATCAGAAAGAAGTCAAAAGAGATCCTCAGGCTTTGCTTGGACAAGTAGCCAATACACATATTGCATTaca GACATTGGATAAGACTATTTCTAGCTTAGAGATGGAGTTAGCTGCAGCAAGGTCTGTGCAGGAATCTTTACAAAACGGTGCTCCTGTGTCAGATGATATGGGGAAGAAGCAACCGCAGGTGAAGAGACGGTATTTGATGGTTGTAGGGATTAATACAGCTTTTAGTAGCAGAAAGAGAAGGGATTCTATTCGAGCAACCTGGATGCCTCAAG gtgaaaaaagaaagagacttgaagaagagaaggggaTTATTATCCGGTTTGTCATTGGTCACAG TGCCACAGCCGGGGGGATTTTAGATCGAGCTATAGAAGCTGAGGACAGGAAGCATGGAGATTTCTTGAGACTG GACCATGTTGAAGGGTACCTAGAGTTGTCAGGCAAGACGAAAACTTACTTTTCTACAGCTTTTTCAATGTGGGATGCAGATTTCTATGTCAAAGTAGATGATGATGTTCATGTAAATATAGGTAAGTTCTCCAAACGAGTTGAATTGGTTTTATGTGATGTTGCATATGTCATGCTGGTAAATACTAATGGATTCAATGTTTCACTGAAAATGTCTGCAGCAACTCTTGGGGAAACTCTTGTTAGACACCGGAAAAAACCGCGGGTCTATATTGGTTGCATGAAATCTGGTCCTGTCCTTTCTCACAA AGGTGTGAGATACCATGAGCCAGAGTACTGGAAATTTGGTGAGAATGGGAACAAATACTTCCGTCATGCTACTGGACAGTTATACGCTATTTCAAGAGACTTGGCTTCTTATATATCAATCAATCA GCATGTTCTTCACAAGTATGCGAACGAAGATGTTTCATTAGGAGCTTGGTTTATCGGAATTGATGTGAAACACATTGACGATAGAAGATTATGCTGTGGCACTCCTCCTG ATTGTGAATGGAAAGCGCAGGCTGGAAACATCTGTGTAGCATCATTCGACTGGAGTTGCAGCGGAATCTGCAGATCAGCAGATCGCATCAAAGAGGTTCATCGACGCTGCGGTGAAGGCGAGAAGGCTCTTTGGAGTGCCACATTTTGA
- the LOC104739051 gene encoding NEDD8-activating enzyme E1 regulatory subunit AXR1 (The sequence of the model RefSeq protein was modified relative to this genomic sequence to represent the inferred CDS: added 3 bases not found in genome assembly), with product MRSEAVKRPRKQVDEEELTMSEPKTKYDRQLRIWGELGQAALEEASICLLNCGPTGSEALKNLVLGGVGSVTVVDGSKVQLGDLGNNFMVDLKSVGQSKAKSVCAFLQELNDAVKAKFIEENPDTLITTNPSFFSQFTLVIATQLVEDSMVNLDRICREANVKLVLARSYGLAGFVRISVKEHTLIDSKPDHFLDDLRLNNPWPELRSFVETIDLNVSDLAAHKHIPYVVILVKMADEWAQSHGGNLPSTREEKKEFKDLVKSKRVTMDEDNYREAIESAFKVFAPRGISSEIQKISNDSCAELSSNSSDFWVMVAALKEFVANEGDGEAPLEGSIPDMTSSTEHYINLQKIYLVKAEADFLFMEERVRNILKKLGRDPSSISKPTIKSFCKNARKLKVCRYRMVEDEFSNPSVTEIQKYLTDEDYSGAMGFYILLRAVDRFAANNNKFPGQFDGGMDEDIFRLRNIASSLLTDLGCNGSVVPDDLINEMCRFGASELHVVSAFIGGIASQEVIKLVTKQFVPMVGTYIFNGIDHKSQLLTL from the exons ATGAGAAGCGAAGCTGTGAAAAGACCGAGAAAACAGGTTGACGAAGAAGAGCTAACAATGTCGGAGCCTAAAACCAAGTACGATCGTCAACTCAG GATATGGGGGGAGCTAGGTCAAGCGGCTTTGGAAGAAGCGAGTATCTGTTTGCTCAATTGTGGCCCTACTGGCTCCGAAGCTTTGAAGAATCTCGTCCTTGGTGGTGTTGGTAGCGTCACCGTCGTTGATGGATCCAAGGTTCAACTTGGTGACCTCGGAAACAATTTCATG GATTTGAAGAGTGTTGGCCAGTCTAAAGCCAAATCTGTTTGTGCGTTTCTCCAAGAGCTTAATGATGCTGTTAAAGCTAAGTTTATCGAGGAGAATCCAGACACTTTGATTACCACTAACCCATCTTTCTTCTCCCAGTTCACTCTCGTTATAGCTACTCAG CTGGTGGAAGATTCAATGGTGAACCTTGATAGGATCTGTCGGGAAGCTAACGTCAAGTTGGTTTTGGCTCGCTCTTACGGCCTTGCTGGCTTTGTTCGCATCTCTGTAAAG GAGCACACCTTAATTGACTCAAAACCTGATCATTTTCTTGACGACCTTCGCTTGAATAATCCATGGCCTGAACTCAGGAG TTTTGTGGAAACCATCGATCTAAATGTATCAGATCTGGCTGCACATAAGCACATACCTTATGTCGTCATTCTTGTGAAGATGGCTGATGAATGGGCTCAATCCCATGGTGGTAATCTTCCCTCGaccagagaagaaaaaaaagagtttaag GATTTGGTTAAGTCCAAGAGGGTAACTATGGATGAAGATAACTACAGAGAAGCTATTGAATCCGCTTTCAAAGTTTTCGCTCCTCGTGGAATCA GTTCAGAGATTCAAAAAATTAGTAATGATAGTTGTGCTGAACTAAGTTCAAATTCTTCGGATTTTTGGGTGATGGTGGCGGCTCTGAAG GAATTTGTTGCAAACGAAGGTGATGGAGAGGCACCCCTTGAAGGCTCTATACCAGATATGACGTCTTCAACTGA ACACTATATCAATTTGCAGAAAATCTATTTAGTCAAAGCTGAGGCTGATTTTCTTTTCATGGAGGAACGAGTAAGAAACATTTTAAAGAAACTCGGTCGAGATCCTAGCAGCATTTCAAAACCAACAATCAAGAGCTTCTGCAAGAATGCAAGGAAACTTAAA GTATGCAGATATCGTATGGTAGAGGACGAGTTCAGCAATCCTTCTGTAACCGAAATTCAAAAGTATTTAACAGACGAGGACTACAG TGGTGCAATGGGGTTTTATATTCTACTCAGAGCTGTTGACAGATTTGCTGCCAACAATAACAAGTTTCCTGGGCAGTTTGATGG AGGGATGGATGAAGACATTTTTAGGTTAAGAAATATTGCCTCGAGTCTTCTTACCGACTTGGGCTGTAATGGCTCTGTAGTCCCCGATGACCTCATCAATGAGATGTGCCGGTTTGGTGCCTCAGAGCTTCATGTCGTATCTGCCTTTATTGGAGGAATCGCGTCTCAAGAAGTCATCAAG CTTGTCACGAAGCAGTTTGTTCCGATGGTGGGGACGTACATCTTCAATGGCATTGATCACAAGTCTCAGTTATTGACCTTGTAG
- the LOC104739052 gene encoding 50S ribosomal protein L6, chloroplastic, protein MASSLVSSFQPRSAFLGDRNVFKVSITPFAQVGYSSKTIECKESRIGKQPIAVPSNVTIALEGQDLKVKGPLGELALTYPREVELTKEDSGLLRVKKTVETRRANQMHGLFRTLTDNMVVGVSKGFEKKLILVGVGYRATVEGKELVLNLGFSHPVKMKIPDSLKVKVEENTRITVSGYDKSEIGQFAATVRKWRPPEPYKGKGVKYSDEIVRRKEGKAGKKK, encoded by the exons ATGGCTTCCTCGCTCGTCTCTTCTTTTCAACCCAG GTCAGCATTTTTGGGAGATAGGAATGTGTTCAAGGTATCAATCACGCCATTTGCTCAAGTTGGGTATTCCAGTAAGACCATTGAATGCAAGGAATCAAGGATAGGAAAGCAACCGATCGCTGTACCTTCCAATGTAACCATTGCTTTAGAAGGTCAAGACTTGAAAGTGAAAGGTCCACTTGGAGAGCTCGCTTTGACTTATCCACGAGAAGTTGAGCTTACCAAGGAAGATTCCGGTCTCTTAAGGGTCAAAAAAACTGTTGAAACTAGAAGAGCCAACCAAATGCACGGCCTTTTCAG gaCGCTTACGGATAACATGGTTGTGGGAGTATCAAAGGGATTTGAGAAAAAACTTATACTAGTGGGAGTTGGTTATCGTGCAACAGTGGAAGGGAAAGAATTGGTGCTGAATCTCGGGTTTTCTCACCCGGTTAAGATGAAGATACCGGATAGTCTGAAAGTGAAAGTGGAAGAGAACACAAGAATCACGGTGAGTGGATACGACAAGAGTGAAATCGGGCAGTTTGCTGCTACGGTTAGGAAGTGGAGGCCACCGGAGCCGTACAAGGGTAAAGGAGTCAAGTATTCTGATGAGATTGTTCGGAGGAAGGAAGGAAAAGCTGGAAAGAAGAAGTGA